A single region of the Thermococcus paralvinellae genome encodes:
- a CDS encoding prephenate dehydrogenase, which produces MRIGIIGYGKMGKLFAREFSTRHEVGIYSNHAEKSEFKLFSSIEELFKWADLIVIAKSLEETPKVLEELAKLSEKIEGKVIFDISTFKRDVIEIYKRFPESVKVCSVHPMFGAGAKSFEGRRFIVIPVEGREEDINPVINLFKEFKAEVFVADAKTHDEMMKIVIGLPYFIGISFLSFLSEFEGVENFGGTSFEYLTTYAKAVLNDSPEFIDEVLEFSKDKIKEFLRFVEKGEFNVQELREKFEHEIEESYKRFYIVLNKE; this is translated from the coding sequence ATGCGCATCGGAATAATCGGCTATGGAAAAATGGGGAAGCTGTTTGCCAGAGAGTTCAGCACAAGGCATGAAGTTGGAATTTACTCAAACCATGCAGAAAAGAGTGAGTTTAAGCTGTTTAGCTCAATAGAGGAGCTTTTTAAATGGGCAGATTTGATTGTAATTGCTAAATCTCTTGAGGAGACACCCAAAGTTTTAGAGGAGCTTGCAAAGTTGAGTGAAAAAATTGAAGGAAAGGTCATCTTTGATATCTCGACATTCAAGAGAGATGTGATAGAGATTTACAAAAGATTTCCGGAGAGTGTTAAGGTTTGCAGTGTTCACCCGATGTTTGGTGCTGGAGCTAAGAGCTTCGAAGGAAGAAGATTCATAGTAATTCCAGTTGAGGGGAGAGAGGAAGATATAAATCCAGTGATAAATCTTTTCAAGGAATTTAAAGCTGAAGTTTTCGTTGCAGACGCAAAAACTCACGATGAAATGATGAAGATTGTCATTGGACTCCCATACTTCATTGGCATCTCATTCCTAAGCTTCCTCTCGGAATTTGAAGGAGTTGAAAACTTTGGAGGTACATCATTTGAGTATTTGACCACTTACGCAAAAGCTGTACTGAATGACTCACCAGAATTCATTGACGAGGTTTTGGAATTCTCAAAGGACAAAATCAAGGAATTCCTTAGATTCGTTGAAAAAGGAGAATTTAACGTTCAGGAGCTTAGAGAGAAGTTTGAACATGAAATTGAGGAGAGCTACAAAAGATTTTACATAGTGTTAAACAAAGAATGA
- a CDS encoding pyridoxal phosphate-dependent aminotransferase produces MFNVYEFFNKISSLNPKIRLDAGQPDINVDERIIEEAVSSLKRGETGYTKTPGLDELREKIAEVEGVEKENVIVGNGSKILIASQILRARRIGVISPYWQAYESIAKAFGKEVKIFKTSLEDGWKPKIERLNVDLLILNYPNNPTGKILPREKLKEILEIAEDGNVKVLADEIYSDITFKPFTPARELYDNVVTVKGFSKLFAMTGFRLGYAIAQREDIKAMQKFLEVTTTCVPIFIQKAGVKALEIREEVKKRVVKIYEERARLASRILKDFEFYEPDGAFYLFVRIGIDGLSFAEKLLEKGVSVFPGIAFGDYGDFIRISLVSSRLEEGLKIIKEVKLCASE; encoded by the coding sequence ATGTTCAACGTGTATGAGTTTTTTAACAAAATTTCATCGCTCAATCCCAAAATAAGATTAGATGCTGGACAACCGGATATAAATGTGGATGAGAGGATAATAGAAGAAGCTGTGAGCTCTTTAAAGAGGGGCGAAACAGGATATACCAAAACTCCTGGCTTAGATGAGCTTAGGGAGAAGATAGCAGAAGTTGAAGGAGTTGAAAAAGAGAATGTAATAGTTGGTAACGGCTCAAAGATTTTAATTGCTTCGCAGATTTTAAGGGCTAGGCGTATTGGAGTAATTTCTCCTTACTGGCAGGCTTATGAGAGCATAGCTAAGGCATTTGGGAAAGAAGTTAAAATCTTTAAGACTTCCCTTGAAGATGGCTGGAAGCCAAAAATAGAAAGATTAAATGTTGACTTACTCATCTTAAACTATCCAAACAATCCAACGGGAAAAATTCTGCCAAGAGAAAAGCTCAAAGAAATCCTTGAGATTGCTGAGGATGGAAATGTAAAAGTTTTAGCCGATGAAATTTACTCTGACATAACTTTTAAACCCTTCACACCAGCGAGGGAGCTTTATGACAACGTTGTGACCGTTAAAGGCTTCTCAAAGCTCTTCGCCATGACGGGATTTAGGTTAGGTTATGCAATAGCGCAAAGAGAAGATATTAAAGCTATGCAGAAGTTTTTAGAGGTAACAACAACTTGTGTTCCAATCTTCATTCAAAAGGCTGGAGTTAAAGCGTTAGAAATTAGAGAAGAGGTCAAAAAGAGGGTTGTCAAAATCTACGAGGAGAGAGCAAGACTTGCTTCAAGAATACTGAAAGACTTTGAATTTTACGAGCCAGATGGAGCGTTTTATCTCTTCGTTAGAATAGGAATTGATGGACTTAGTTTTGCCGAGAAGCTTTTAGAAAAGGGTGTTTCTGTTTTTCCAGGAATAGCCTTCGGAGATTATGGAGATTTTATCAGAATCTCATTGGTAAGTTCGAGGCTTGAAGAAGGACTCAAAATAATTAAGGAGGTTAAGCTATGCGCATCGGAATAA
- a CDS encoding aminotransferase-like domain-containing protein: MFSQRILDIDMSEVKRVVSLIKGGNVISFAGGVPSKELFPLKELREAFLEVGEIADVFQYGSTLGFEGLREELLKHLKESQEIHAKLEEIMITHGSQQGIDIIGRVLVDPGDIIVVEAPTYFVALNTFQVYEARFLQVGLDEEGLKTEELESLLRKGEKIKLVYTIPTFQNPSGVTMGEERRKHLVELAEDFDFIIVEDNPYGELRYSGSPVKAIKHFDKSGRVINLGTFSKIFVPGFRLAWLIASEELMEKLEVGKLTTDVCSNTVGQYVTWAFMRKGLLKKHIQRLIEFYRPKRDAMLEALDEFMPENVSWTKPDGGMFIWLTIDDNVDTKEMLEDAVKRGVAYVPGKVFYTLRGGENQMRLNFTFESVERIREGVKILAKLISIS, from the coding sequence ATGTTCTCTCAGAGAATACTTGACATCGATATGAGTGAAGTCAAACGAGTGGTCTCTTTAATAAAAGGTGGGAACGTAATTTCATTCGCCGGTGGAGTGCCAAGTAAGGAGCTTTTTCCTCTTAAAGAGCTGAGAGAAGCATTTCTAGAAGTTGGGGAAATTGCTGATGTGTTTCAATATGGTTCAACTTTGGGATTTGAAGGCCTCAGAGAGGAACTATTAAAGCACTTAAAGGAAAGTCAGGAAATTCATGCAAAACTCGAAGAGATAATGATAACTCACGGTTCTCAGCAGGGAATTGATATCATTGGAAGGGTTCTTGTTGATCCAGGAGATATAATTGTAGTCGAAGCACCAACGTACTTTGTCGCTCTAAACACCTTCCAAGTTTATGAAGCGAGATTTCTTCAAGTTGGGCTTGATGAAGAGGGTCTGAAGACTGAAGAACTTGAAAGCCTATTAAGAAAGGGTGAAAAGATAAAACTCGTCTATACAATTCCAACGTTCCAAAATCCTTCTGGAGTTACTATGGGCGAAGAGAGAAGGAAACACTTAGTGGAGCTTGCAGAGGATTTTGACTTCATAATAGTTGAGGACAATCCATATGGAGAGCTTCGCTATTCAGGAAGCCCTGTAAAAGCAATAAAGCACTTTGATAAGAGTGGAAGGGTAATAAACTTGGGAACGTTCTCAAAGATTTTCGTTCCGGGCTTTAGGTTGGCATGGCTTATAGCGAGTGAAGAACTCATGGAAAAGCTTGAAGTTGGAAAATTAACCACCGATGTTTGTTCAAACACAGTTGGACAGTACGTTACTTGGGCATTTATGAGGAAAGGGTTATTAAAGAAGCACATCCAAAGACTTATAGAGTTCTATAGGCCAAAACGGGATGCAATGCTTGAGGCCTTAGATGAGTTCATGCCTGAAAACGTCAGCTGGACAAAGCCGGATGGGGGAATGTTTATCTGGTTAACTATTGATGATAATGTTGATACCAAAGAAATGCTTGAGGATGCTGTTAAGAGAGGAGTTGCTTATGTTCCCGGAAAAGTGTTTTATACCTTAAGGGGTGGAGAAAACCAGATGAGGCTGAACTTCACATTTGAAAGTGTTGAACGGATAAGGGAAGGGGTAAAGATTCTAGCAAAACTTATTTCTATCTCTTAG
- the aroC gene encoding chorismate synthase yields MMGRMLRFSLFGESHGRVVGVLIEGVPPGIKVNLEKMKAELERRKGIKRFSTKRRESDKPVILSGVFNGFTTGSPIAVIIENKDVDSSYYEEIKNTPRPGHSDYTAKIKYFGFNDYRGGGFFSGRLTAGIVIAGYFAKEILAKAGIEVKAYIKSIGKVKARNLSVEEIFSSKNSFCPDEEVFQKMLEEMERARKDGDSVGGIVEVIALNVPPGFGGPYDEDLEGDLAKAFFAIPAVKGVEFGLGFKIAELRGSEANDPFVVKDGKIMTETNNCGGILGGISNGMPIVARIAFKPTPSIYKPQRTVDLEKIEETEIKLRGRFDSCIVPKALPVVESMMALVLADHLLRWLSWKGFMSLGKG; encoded by the coding sequence ATGATGGGAAGAATGCTTAGATTTTCGCTCTTCGGTGAGAGCCATGGAAGAGTTGTTGGAGTTCTAATTGAGGGAGTTCCACCAGGAATTAAAGTTAATCTAGAAAAGATGAAAGCTGAGCTTGAGAGGAGAAAGGGCATTAAGAGGTTCTCAACTAAAAGAAGAGAGAGCGACAAGCCAGTAATCCTCTCAGGGGTCTTCAACGGCTTTACGACTGGTTCTCCTATAGCTGTAATCATTGAGAACAAAGATGTTGATTCATCTTATTATGAGGAAATAAAAAACACCCCAAGACCCGGACACAGTGATTACACTGCTAAAATCAAGTATTTTGGATTCAACGATTACAGGGGTGGTGGATTTTTCTCTGGCAGGTTGACGGCTGGAATAGTAATAGCCGGCTACTTTGCGAAGGAGATTTTAGCAAAAGCTGGAATAGAAGTAAAAGCTTACATAAAATCCATTGGAAAAGTAAAAGCAAGGAATTTGAGCGTTGAAGAAATCTTTAGCTCAAAAAACAGCTTTTGCCCAGATGAGGAAGTTTTTCAAAAAATGCTCGAAGAGATGGAAAGAGCAAGGAAAGATGGGGACAGTGTTGGTGGCATTGTCGAAGTTATAGCCCTAAACGTTCCTCCCGGCTTTGGCGGTCCTTACGACGAAGATTTGGAAGGGGATTTAGCTAAAGCCTTCTTTGCAATTCCAGCTGTTAAGGGGGTTGAATTTGGTTTAGGTTTTAAGATAGCTGAGCTTAGAGGAAGTGAAGCAAACGATCCATTTGTTGTCAAAGATGGGAAAATTATGACAGAGACCAACAACTGCGGCGGCATTTTGGGAGGAATAAGCAATGGAATGCCAATAGTTGCGAGAATTGCATTTAAACCAACACCTTCAATTTACAAGCCACAAAGAACGGTTGACTTGGAGAAGATAGAAGAAACTGAGATAAAGCTCAGAGGCCGCTTTGATTCCTGCATAGTACCAAAAGCTCTGCCAGTTGTTGAATCCATGATGGCCTTGGTTTTGGCAGATCATTTGCTGAGGTGGTTGAGTTGGAAAGGCTTCATGAGCTTAGGAAAAGGATAG
- a CDS encoding ACT domain-containing protein, whose protein sequence is MQKDKPSITKVVKDLIMSKPAIRECMILDIVNYSALARLLLEELESRDIKTSVGAVKMALIRLGGELKKERESLERQIKNVIAGTVIELQSDLVVVTVEKRILLNKIERLSKVMEKARFFQLTQGVETFTIVVSSEEKEEIIKILEESVVDIIEEQTAIILISPEEIIETPGIVAFVTSALSSNGVNITQVISCHKDTIFVLDRRDAPKAYQILEELILKMRKA, encoded by the coding sequence ATGCAAAAAGATAAGCCGAGTATCACAAAAGTTGTTAAAGACCTTATCATGTCAAAACCAGCGATTAGGGAATGTATGATTCTGGATATTGTAAACTACAGTGCTCTGGCAAGACTCTTGTTGGAAGAATTAGAGAGTAGGGACATCAAAACCTCAGTTGGAGCTGTAAAGATGGCTTTGATAAGGCTTGGAGGCGAGCTTAAGAAAGAGAGGGAATCCCTTGAGAGACAAATTAAGAATGTTATCGCTGGAACAGTTATTGAACTCCAATCCGATTTAGTAGTTGTAACAGTCGAAAAAAGAATCCTTTTAAATAAAATTGAAAGGCTTTCGAAGGTCATGGAAAAAGCTCGTTTCTTCCAACTTACACAAGGTGTTGAGACATTTACAATTGTTGTCTCGAGTGAGGAGAAAGAAGAGATAATCAAGATTTTGGAAGAAAGCGTAGTCGATATTATCGAAGAACAAACGGCTATAATCCTCATAAGTCCCGAGGAAATAATTGAGACTCCGGGAATAGTGGCTTTCGTGACATCGGCACTCTCCTCAAATGGAGTAAACATAACCCAAGTAATCTCGTGTCATAAAGATACAATATTCGTTCTCGACAGAAGGGATGCTCCAAAAGCTTACCAAATCCTTGAAGAGTTGATTTTAAAGATGAGGAAGGCTTAA
- a CDS encoding chorismate mutase has product MVELERLHELRKRIDEIDKQIIELLEKRVRIAKEIGEIKRELNLPIRDEKREEEVLRRAGKFREVFEKIVEVCRDVQRV; this is encoded by the coding sequence GTGGTTGAGTTGGAAAGGCTTCATGAGCTTAGGAAAAGGATAGATGAGATTGATAAACAAATAATTGAGCTCTTGGAGAAGAGAGTTAGGATTGCTAAGGAGATTGGGGAAATAAAGAGAGAGTTAAACTTGCCCATAAGGGATGAAAAAAGAGAGGAAGAAGTCCTCAGGAGAGCTGGCAAGTTTAGGGAAGTCTTTGAGAAGATAGTGGAGGTTTGTAGGGATGTTCAACGTGTATGA
- a CDS encoding P-II family nitrogen regulator, whose protein sequence is MKKVEAIIREEKLKDVIKALEDEGFFGMTVTAVMGRGKEGGMTIQFRGRLMKVELLTKVKIEVVVDDKDVDRVVKAIISAAKTGEVGDGKIFIIPIEEAIRIRTEEKGTNAL, encoded by the coding sequence ATGAAGAAGGTTGAGGCAATAATCAGGGAGGAAAAGCTTAAGGACGTCATAAAAGCGTTAGAAGATGAGGGATTCTTCGGAATGACAGTGACTGCGGTGATGGGAAGAGGAAAAGAAGGAGGAATGACAATACAATTTAGAGGAAGACTGATGAAAGTCGAGCTCCTAACAAAAGTAAAAATTGAGGTAGTCGTTGACGACAAAGATGTGGACAGAGTTGTCAAGGCAATAATAAGTGCTGCAAAGACTGGTGAAGTTGGAGACGGAAAGATATTCATAATACCCATCGAAGAGGCTATAAGGATCAGGACTGAAGAGAAGGGAACAAATGCCCTTTAG
- a CDS encoding HAD family hydrolase translates to MERIAFIDIEGTLTEYEFWNEIANYVEKGNEIRELLYNGLRGEIDWFEGFMKRIELIKGVDKKLILKASQKLELQPQARELVELLKSEGFYVVLVSGGFKEVVKKALTYTNANMLIANKLLFKDGKVCGVYLSFRSKDEILDRFSAERSFVLAIGDGSNDIPMFKRANVSIAVGNNKKAIEHADFNANNLDELIKLVSEVLENGVEIRRGYALPQEGTLETP, encoded by the coding sequence ATGGAAAGGATAGCATTCATAGACATTGAAGGAACATTAACAGAATATGAATTCTGGAACGAAATAGCGAATTACGTTGAGAAAGGAAATGAAATACGTGAGTTACTTTATAATGGGCTTAGAGGAGAAATTGACTGGTTTGAAGGATTTATGAAGAGAATAGAGCTCATAAAGGGAGTTGACAAAAAGTTAATTTTAAAAGCATCTCAAAAGCTTGAGCTCCAACCCCAAGCGAGAGAATTAGTCGAGCTCTTGAAGAGTGAAGGCTTTTACGTAGTTTTGGTGAGTGGAGGTTTTAAGGAAGTTGTAAAAAAAGCCCTAACGTATACCAATGCAAACATGCTCATTGCGAATAAGTTGCTTTTCAAAGATGGAAAAGTCTGTGGAGTTTACCTATCTTTCAGGAGCAAGGATGAAATACTGGACAGATTTTCAGCAGAAAGAAGTTTTGTTTTAGCTATTGGGGATGGGAGTAACGACATTCCAATGTTTAAAAGGGCTAACGTAAGCATTGCAGTCGGAAACAACAAAAAGGCCATTGAACATGCTGACTTTAATGCTAATAACCTTGACGAGCTCATAAAACTCGTCAGTGAAGTGCTTGAAAATGGTGTAGAAATCAGAAGGGGATATGCTCTTCCTCAAGAAGGAACTCTAGAGACACCTTGA